A segment of the Onychomys torridus chromosome 16, mOncTor1.1, whole genome shotgun sequence genome:
AGtgtcctcccttctccagctGCTGGAGTCAGAAGGAACTACTTAGTGGCTTTGTTTTCACGTCTTTGCCCTCTTGGGATTTCCCACCATGAgtgcacacgcacgtgcacactcacacacgcagGTATAAACTATTTGCAAAGAATAGCAGACAGCAGAAACATATTTCTCAATgcctaactgtgtgtgtgtgtgtggagggggggggggcaggggctcTCTGCATTCAGTGTTATTCCAAATCAAAATCCTTGGAggtaagaaaaggtaaaagtaACCCGGGACCTTGGACAGATTCTTTTTGTTGGTGACCCCTGAGGAAGGAGCAAGACTAGggtggagttgggggtgggggcagggtcgGCTGGCCCTTAGTGGTGGCTGGGGCTCAGGCTGTACTACACCCCATCTTCCGCCTTTAGCTGAGGCCCAGACACTACGTAGAGCCTCTTCGCAGACTTTGGCTTAGGAACTTTTGAGGCTGGGGTGGCAGAAAGTCTGTCCAGACTGCTTTATTGTACTGCAAAGTCCAGTGCTCCCCACTCCGGCTCCTCTTCAAGTGCTACCCGGAGACTTGCTGGAGAAGGCAGACGCGACTTAAGGCAGCCCCCGTAGGTGCTTGGCAACTGCTTCCCGGTGGCCTGCCCTGTCTAGCATCCCTGCCCTCCCCACAGCAAGAGGACAGATGCCAAGCAAGCGTGAGGAGGCAAGAGTGGAGGCAGGGAAGGCAAactccagagagagagatggaggcgaggggatggagggaggctGTCTCCAGAGGAAGGCAGTGGACCCAGGAGCCTGTGAGGGAAATGCGCACCCTGAGAAAAAGCCCTGAGATAAAAGGCTCTAAGAGGCAACCGAGGCATACAGTGAGGAGTCCTTGAAAATTTGGCGAATAAGGCAGAGATGTGGATCCCTGAGGTGAATTAAGCCCCAAAGTGGACCTGAGCCCAGGAGATGGTGGAGGCTGAGGTGAGGGAGGTGATGAGAAAATGCACTGGGGCCGAGGGGCTGAGCTCCTAGCCAGCAGaagccgagagagagagagagagagagagagagagagagagagagagagagagagggaggaggcatGCAGCGCGGCTGTCAGGTGGATTCAAGTCGAGCTCAGTTCGGATGGTTGTCAGCCAGGTCCCAAACGGCCTTGACACCAGCCTGGCAGCCACCACTCCATCAGTACCAGATGGGTCCTGTGAGTGCTGTATGGCAGTGATGCAGAGTCCTGGCCTCCAAGACCAGAAGACTCATTTTTTGCTTTTGAATGTCCCCAGAATCTTGGGAACAAATTTGCCCATTTTACTGTCCCTGGTGTCCTCATCTGCCTGGTTGTCTCCTGTTCCAGTACTGCCGGCTTCCTCCTTTTTGCAGAAGACCTCGAAGCGACTGTAGACACGCTTCTCTTTGCGCATGCTCTCCATGCGGCGAAGGAGCCGGTCCCGCTCCTCTGCGCTGGCGGGCAGGGTGCGGCTGAGCCGGCCTTGCGTCCCTAGGCTGTCTGAGCGGAAGATGGCCGAACACTTGTCCTTGTCAGACATGTCTGGAGCCAAGTCTCCTGCAGTTGTCGGGCGACCTAGCTCAGGGTTGCTGTGAGATGGGCCTGGAGCAGGGACCCCGCGGTGCTTCTGGCCATGGGCACTGATTTGCTCCAGAATGGCCTTTGTGTCATCTCGCAGGTTGCTGCTGTATAAGGCATTGGCGGTAGCTGAAGTCAGGCGTGCCTTGGAGCTTCTCTCGTCTGCAATAGCCTCTGCGCTGTCACCCCGACCCAGCGAGGGCCGCCGGGGGCTCTCGGGCTGCCCATTTTCCTGTGGAGCTGGCAAGCTGCCCTCATCCTCCCCACGCCTCTCATTCTTGGGGCTCAGCAACTGCCTGAGGCGGAGAGAGCCCTTTCGCAGGACTTCCATGGGGCCGCCAGCCACCTCATCCGTAGACCCAGTCTTCGAAGACTCCCCAGCGAAGGTGAGACTGCCTCTACGCTCAGGGACAGGGGGCACTGGGCTGCCCCTGCGCTCAGGCACCGGGGGTACCGGGCTGCCCCTGCGCTCAGGCAGGGGCACTGGGCTGCCCCTGCGGTCTGGGTAGGCCGAAGTGGGACTCCCCTTCTGCTCAATCAATCCTGTGGTTGGGCTGCCCCTCCGATTGGGAAATCCAGACGTAGGGCTCCCCTTGCGCTCAGGGTAAGCTGAGGTGGGGCTCCCTTTTGGCTCAGAATAAGGCAACTGGTGAGTTCCTTGCCCTTCGAGTGGAGGACTATCTCGCCCTTGTGGAGACAAGGAGCGACCCTGGGTGGAGAGGAAGCGTGAAGGCAGGCGGTCTGTGCTGCCCAGTGTGTCGAGCAGCTGCGCGGCGGTCAGCGAAGCTGCTCCTGGGTGtcgctctgcctcctgatgcaaCTGCTGTGCAAAGGAGTCCCGCAGGTCAAGCAAGCAACTCTCAAGGCTGCGGCGCTCAGTTCCCGCTCCTCCTCCAGGCCCTACCACCTCCTCCCGCCAGGACTGGGCCACTACAGCCTTGCTGTGGCTGGAGGCAGTGATGGGACCCCCTGCGCCCCCAGGGTCCCGGGCAGGGCCCTTGTATTTCTCCAGTAGCTCCGCCACTTTTGCCGAGGCGCTGGAACGAACAGCCTCTCCACCGGGACCCACAGTTTCACTGACGGTCTGCTCTTTGTGCAGCAGCTGTACTTTCTCTGTGGTGGCTGCTGTGGTCCCACCAGCACCCTCGGCCTGTGAGGCAAAGATGAGTGATGAGCGCAACCTGGAGCTGCGCTGGATGAGCGGGTTCAAGCGCGAGCGGAAGGAGTCCTGCTTAGCCAGGCTTGTCtcttctgagccctctctctctgAGCTGTCGCCACCACCGCTTCCTGAGCCTGGCTTTGGTCCCTTGGCTGGGAAGGGTACAGGAGTGCGGAAGGTGGAGGGGAGCAGGTCCCGGCCGCCAGGAGCCAGCACTTCATCATCACAGGCCTCAGCTTCCATCGGCAGaccctcctccccaccatccccatGGCAGCCGCTCAGATAAGAAGCGAGGCGCCAATGACGTAGCCCGGCCCGTCCCTCGGGTCCACCCCTGCGCTCAGGCTCCATCTCTGGAGCGGCGTCCAGGCCTTGCCTCATGGATGCTTGGCACGGAAAACGCTGGCCCAGGTTGGGGCGCAAGGCCCCATTAGGCTCCATACCACGTGGGCCGGTTCCAAAGGCAGGATCCGAGCCGTGGCGTACTTCTCGAGATGCGCTGGATGGCACGTACTCCAGCCGCTGGTGTACATCAGCACCGAGTTCTGGAAAGCGGGGCCCAGCACCTAGTGCAAAGTCATCAGGGTCCGCAAAGCCAGGTCGGCCTGCACGAAGCTTCTCGAAGAGGCCCTGCGGGCGCGCGGGTGCAAACTGTGGGTCCCACTGGTAATGCTGCTGCTGGTAGAGCTGGTCACGCTGGAAGTGGCTGGTCTGGAATCGGAAGTCATCACCATGGCTGAGGAATGTCTGTCGCGACACCTGCCGTGCAGCAGCGAAGTTCTCCACGGCTCCACCACCTCCGTCGGCCGCGGTGTAGCTGTGCCGCTTGAAGGCGTCCATCTCCAGGTGCCGCGCCTGGAAGAAAGCCCCGGGGGCCTGCGAGCTCTCCAAGAGGTCCAGCCTCAGCCGGACGCGCCAGTGACCGGAGCCCTGAGTGGGGCTCCAATGCACCTCCAGGCATACGCTGCAGCTCCTCACGGCGGAAGGCTGACAGGAAGTGGCGGTCAGGGTCTAGGAAAGAGGGGAAGCCCAGGCCTTCCTCCCGGGGCGGTGGGAATAGGAGGTGCGCCCGCTTAGGGAAAGTAAAAGGGGTTGGTGCTCCAACCCCGGGGACGCCCACTAGGGGCCCAGCCCCAGAGTACGGAGCAAGAGCATAGGCATCCATGCGGGCTAGCATCCCAGCCGAGGGCACCAGTGGCTCTGATTGTGCGAAGAGGATGCGGAACTCCTCGTCGAAGCTGGAGACCAGCTCTCCCTGGAACACGTGAGCCAGGCTGCGGTGGATTTTCTCAAAGGACCACATGAAGCtgtgggcaggagggagggagtcagGGAGAGGAAGTAGCGCCACAAAGGCATCAGTTGGATAATTAGGGAATTGGGGTCTGTAAGGAACTGGGTTGGTGGGCTGTGGCAAGGAGGCCTTTACGGGAAGGAAGTGGGACCACGGGGaaggtctggggggggggggggaggggctgagggaaacCCACGGGGCGTACCTATAACTTCCGCTCATCACTACAGCACAGTCCACCAGCAAGAACTTCTCCTTCAGATGGCCCTTGAAAGACTTGCCCGTGCGGCAGTAATAGGTAGGCCCTGCCACTGTGCGCACACGCAGGAACTGGAAGAGAGGGGAGTCAGGTCTTCACCAAAGGTATTTTCCCCTCCActcccctggcttgctcactcACATCCACGTGGTGCAGGTTGACCCGACACTTGTCGGCCATGTCTAGGAAGTGCTGGGCGTTCATTTCATCCAGCAGAATGTAGACTGGGACTCGCCTGGCAGCAGCCTCCAGCACTTCACTGAGCAGATCCACGTCAGTGAACATGTCCATCACCACGGCTACCACCTGTCAGGTGGGTGCACATCAGGTCAGCGGGATGGAAGGGTCCTGCCATTCTCCCCATCTCCAGCTACA
Coding sequences within it:
- the Fam83h gene encoding LOW QUALITY PROTEIN: protein FAM83H (The sequence of the model RefSeq protein was modified relative to this genomic sequence to represent the inferred CDS: deleted 1 base in 1 codon); this translates as MARRSQSSSQGDNPLAPGYLPPHYKEYYRLAVDALTEGGPEAYNRFLASEGAPDFLCPEELEHVSRHLQPPQYVAREPPEGSPPDVDMDGSSGTYWPVNSDQAVPELDLGWPLTFGFQGTEVTTLVQPPPPDSPSIKDEARRMIRSAQQVVAVVMDMFTDVDLLSEVLEAAARRVPVYILLDEMNAQHFLDMADKCRVNLHHVDFLRVRTVAGPTYYCRTGKSFKGHLKEKFLLVDCAVVMSGSYSFMWSFEKIHRSLAHVFQGELVSSFDEEFRILFAQSEPLVPSAGMLARMDAYALAPYSGAGPLVGVPGVGAPTPFTFPKRAHLLFPPPREEGLGFPSFLDPDRHFLSAFRREELQRMPGGALEPHSGLRSLARPAEAGPLGELAGPRGFFQARHLEMDAFKRHSYTAADGGGGAVENFAAARQVSRQTFLSHGDDFRFQTSHFQRDQLYQQQHYQWDPQFAPARPQGLFEKLRAGRPGFADPDDFALGAGPRFPELGADVHQRLEYVPSSASREVRHGSDPAFGTGPRGMEPNGALRPNLGQRFPCQASMRQGLDAAPEMEPERRGGPEGRAGLRHWRLASYLSGCHGDGGEEGLPMEAEACDDEVLAPGGRDLLPSTFRTPVPFPAKGPKPGSGSGGGDSSEREGSEETSLAKQDSFRSRLNPLIQRSSRLRSSLIFASQAEGAGGTTAATTEKVQLLHKEQTVSETVGPGGEAVRSSASAKVAELLEKYKGPARDPGGAGGPITASSHSKAVVAQSWREEVVGPGGGAGTERRSLESCLLDLRDSFAQQLHQEAERHPGAASLTAAQLLDTLGSTDRLPSRFLSTQGRSLSPQGRDSPPLEGQGTHQLPYSEPKGSPTSAYPERKGSPTSGFPNRRGSPTTGLIEQKGSPTSAYPDRRGSPVPLPERRGSPVPPVPERRGSPVPPVPERRGSLTFAGESSKTGSTDEVAGGPMEVLRKGSLRLRQLLSPKNERRGEDEGSLPAPQENGQPESPRRPSLGRGDSAEAIADERSSKARLTSATANALYSSNLRDDTKAILEQISAHGQKHRGVPAPGPSHSNPELGRPTTAGDLAPDMSDKDKCSAIFRSDSLGTQGRLSRTLPASAEERDRLLRRMESMRKEKRVYSRFEVFCKKEEAGSTGTGDNQADEDTRDSKMGKFVPKILGTFKSKK